A single region of the Corallococcus caeni genome encodes:
- a CDS encoding TIR domain-containing protein, translating into MSSKHKVFVSYHHALDENYKNIFELRFGNAFGAIVPGSVQVGDISPNLPTDTIRQKIRDEYLRDTSVTVVLIGEETWQRKHVDWEIGSSIRHTEYNPRSGLLGILLPSYPRIDKSKYNHRTLPPRLHDNIKCGFASIHNWSEDAATVQGWIHEAYLRKSRVNPDNSRDFFGKNRTGSEWTD; encoded by the coding sequence ATGAGCAGCAAGCACAAAGTCTTCGTCAGCTACCACCACGCGCTCGACGAGAACTACAAGAATATCTTCGAGTTGCGCTTCGGGAACGCGTTCGGCGCCATCGTGCCGGGCTCGGTGCAGGTGGGCGACATCAGCCCGAACCTGCCGACGGATACTATTCGTCAGAAGATCCGCGATGAGTACCTCCGCGACACTTCGGTGACTGTCGTCCTGATCGGCGAGGAGACTTGGCAGCGCAAGCACGTCGACTGGGAGATCGGGTCGTCGATCCGACACACAGAGTACAACCCTCGGTCTGGCCTGCTCGGCATTTTGCTGCCGTCGTACCCACGCATCGACAAGTCCAAATACAATCACCGGACGCTCCCTCCTCGACTCCACGACAACATCAAGTGCGGATTCGCGAGCATCCACAACTGGTCGGAGGATGCGGCGACGGTCCAAGGCTGGATTCACGAGGCCTACCTGCGGAAGAGCCGCGTGAACCCCGATAACTCGCGCGATTTTTTCGGCAAGAACCGCACTGGCTCCGAGTGGACCGACTGA
- a CDS encoding RecQ family ATP-dependent DNA helicase, whose translation MQADAVDVVLRERFGLEAFRPGQREVLTALLQPQGSALAVFPTGGGKSLCYQLPALLLDGLTVVVSPLIALMKDQIDALERRGIRAARLDSSLSLEESREVTESLRDGTLKLLYVAPERFNNERFMGLLSELQISLFAVDEAHCVSEWGHNFRPDYLKLAQAARTLQAERILALTATATPQVVHDICDGFGIPESHAVVTGFYRNNLTLETTPTGPEVRDALLVERLKSRPPGSTIVYVTLQKTAERVAALLSAEGLPASAYHAGLESEERERVQEAWTHSAKDIVVATIAFGMGIDKADVRAVYHYNLPKGLESYSQEIGRAGRDGKPSVVELLACPDDVPTLENFALGDTPLPEALSALVKELLSSGPELHLDLYALGNRHDLRPLVLRTALTYLELEGVLRQGTPFYAGYKVQPAGTVDALIGRFQGERARFVKDLFAHAKKGRTWYTFDVAEVAKALEQPRDRVVKALDYFQEQGWAEVQVAEPRQRFTRLREHEDTKALVALLQERFQKREVQEVSRVRDVLRLVTHDGCQSNALVAHFGEQREAPCGHCTYCRTGVARVLPPPHPRPDLREQLDVATFQTLVAKHPEALGHPRQAARFLCGLSSPALSKAKLTGHKLFGTLTEYPFAQVLAFCEARQSR comes from the coding sequence ATGCAGGCGGACGCGGTGGATGTCGTGTTGCGGGAGCGCTTTGGCTTGGAGGCCTTCCGGCCGGGACAGCGTGAGGTCCTCACGGCGCTGCTCCAGCCCCAGGGCTCCGCGCTCGCGGTGTTCCCCACGGGCGGCGGCAAGTCGCTGTGCTACCAGCTCCCCGCGCTGCTCCTCGACGGGCTCACGGTGGTGGTGTCACCGCTCATCGCGTTGATGAAGGATCAGATCGACGCGCTGGAGCGGCGAGGCATCCGCGCCGCGCGGCTGGACTCCTCGCTGTCATTGGAGGAGTCGCGCGAGGTGACGGAGTCCCTGCGCGACGGCACCCTCAAGCTCCTCTACGTGGCCCCGGAGCGCTTCAACAACGAGCGCTTCATGGGGCTGCTGAGCGAGCTCCAAATCTCCCTCTTCGCGGTGGACGAAGCGCACTGCGTCTCCGAGTGGGGCCACAACTTCCGGCCGGACTACCTCAAGCTCGCGCAGGCGGCGCGCACGCTTCAGGCCGAGCGCATCCTGGCCCTCACCGCCACGGCCACGCCGCAGGTGGTGCACGACATCTGCGACGGCTTCGGCATCCCGGAGTCGCACGCGGTCGTCACCGGCTTCTACCGGAACAACCTCACGCTGGAGACCACGCCCACCGGCCCGGAGGTGCGCGACGCCCTGCTGGTGGAGCGGCTCAAGTCGCGCCCGCCCGGCTCCACCATCGTCTACGTGACGCTGCAGAAGACCGCGGAGCGCGTGGCGGCGCTCCTGAGCGCGGAGGGCCTGCCCGCGAGTGCCTACCACGCGGGCCTCGAATCCGAGGAGCGCGAGCGGGTGCAGGAGGCGTGGACCCACTCCGCGAAGGACATCGTCGTGGCGACCATCGCGTTCGGGATGGGCATCGACAAGGCGGACGTGCGCGCCGTGTATCACTACAACCTGCCCAAGGGCCTGGAGAGCTACAGCCAGGAGATCGGCCGAGCGGGCCGTGACGGCAAGCCCTCCGTGGTGGAGCTGCTCGCGTGCCCGGACGACGTGCCCACGCTGGAGAACTTCGCGCTCGGGGACACGCCGCTGCCGGAGGCGCTGAGCGCGCTGGTGAAGGAGTTGCTGTCTTCGGGCCCGGAGCTGCACCTGGACCTGTACGCGCTGGGCAACCGTCACGACCTGCGGCCCCTGGTGCTGCGCACGGCGCTGACGTACCTGGAGCTGGAGGGCGTGCTGCGCCAGGGCACGCCGTTCTACGCGGGCTACAAGGTGCAGCCGGCGGGGACGGTGGACGCGCTCATCGGCAGGTTCCAGGGGGAGCGCGCGCGCTTCGTGAAGGACCTGTTCGCGCACGCGAAGAAGGGCCGCACCTGGTACACGTTCGACGTCGCCGAGGTCGCGAAGGCGCTGGAGCAGCCGCGAGACCGGGTGGTGAAGGCGCTCGACTACTTCCAGGAGCAGGGCTGGGCCGAGGTGCAGGTCGCCGAACCGCGCCAGCGCTTCACGCGGCTGCGCGAGCACGAGGACACGAAGGCGCTCGTGGCCCTGTTGCAGGAGCGCTTCCAGAAGCGCGAGGTCCAGGAGGTGTCACGGGTGCGCGACGTGCTCCGACTGGTCACGCACGACGGCTGCCAGAGCAACGCCTTGGTGGCCCACTTCGGCGAGCAGCGCGAAGCCCCATGCGGCCACTGCACCTACTGCCGCACGGGCGTGGCGCGCGTGCTGCCGCCACCGCACCCCCGGCCGGACCTGCGCGAACAGCTGGATGTGGCCACGTTCCAGACGCTCGTGGCGAAGCACCCGGAGGCACTGGGACACCCGAGGCAGGCGGCCCGATTCCTCTGTGGCCTGAGCAGCCCCGCGCTCTCCAAGGCGAAGCTCACCGGGCACAAGCTCTTCGGCACCCTGACCGAGTATCCGTTCGCCCAGGTGCTGGCGTTCTGTGAAGCCCGGCAGAGCCGCTAG
- a CDS encoding asparagine synthase C-terminal domain-containing protein encodes MPTRPPNASPQGRTSTRGLAPRAVSDLLFHARASNAELRPEVEPLQVALPRVLREAAARDEEGLAARLLAAWSDTVRAHVEAGTHEVSLSGGVDSAALCAMAARHAPGKVRAWTMDVHFADAVERSNARRMAKVTGAELVDVLIPDSVLPDLFEHAVLANQTVILNARAVASDVFYLEARRQGAGPILLSGAGADEVLRGTPGALSAAKARVDEDRALAAQVLRHEALVAVDNLRAPLTVGSRDHEEASGATRGAVDNSGRPLEGAPRGDQESKPSTGRAPSGNDGSDQAVGRTEDSTPVDNLRAVSEGVNSDHAPHAPPVDNLGTVLAALPAPWDLPATDALPTEELRYAKWVLSELILPPELRGARAHGLTVRTPYLDEGFARVALALPESVLTRDGFGKWLFRHAVRSLVPEEVRLARKTPRYGHTALSSPVRSRWLELYRAWLSPARLEPLQVIDSRAVLGLLERYVRLPPDGAQAGPMDRLLMRLVSLAMLQAHTEAPP; translated from the coding sequence ATGCCGACCCGGCCTCCCAACGCGTCACCCCAGGGAAGGACTTCCACGCGCGGCCTGGCTCCTCGGGCGGTGAGCGACCTGCTGTTCCACGCCCGCGCGTCCAACGCGGAGCTGCGGCCAGAGGTGGAGCCCCTCCAGGTGGCGCTGCCGCGAGTCCTCCGTGAAGCGGCGGCACGCGATGAGGAAGGGCTCGCGGCGCGGCTGCTGGCCGCCTGGTCCGACACCGTGCGGGCGCATGTCGAAGCAGGCACGCACGAGGTGAGCCTGAGCGGCGGCGTGGACAGCGCGGCCCTGTGCGCGATGGCCGCCCGGCATGCTCCGGGGAAGGTGCGCGCGTGGACCATGGACGTGCACTTCGCGGACGCGGTGGAGCGGAGCAACGCGCGGCGGATGGCGAAGGTGACGGGCGCGGAGTTGGTGGACGTGCTCATCCCGGACTCGGTGCTCCCGGACCTGTTCGAGCACGCGGTCCTCGCCAACCAGACCGTCATCCTCAACGCCCGCGCCGTGGCGAGCGACGTGTTCTATCTGGAGGCCCGGCGGCAGGGCGCGGGCCCCATCCTCCTGAGCGGCGCGGGAGCGGACGAGGTGCTCCGGGGGACCCCCGGCGCGCTGTCTGCCGCGAAGGCTCGCGTGGATGAGGACCGGGCCCTGGCCGCGCAGGTCTTGAGGCACGAGGCCCTGGTGGCTGTGGACAACTTGCGGGCGCCGCTCACAGTCGGCTCGCGCGATCATGAAGAGGCCTCCGGAGCGACCCGGGGGGCTGTGGACAACTCGGGGAGGCCCCTGGAGGGGGCGCCGCGTGGCGATCAGGAATCAAAGCCATCCACGGGGCGTGCTCCCTCTGGAAATGACGGCTCCGATCAAGCCGTGGGACGCACTGAAGACTCCACCCCTGTGGACAACTTGAGGGCTGTTTCCGAGGGCGTGAACAGCGATCACGCTCCGCACGCCCCCCCTGTGGACAACCTGGGGACCGTGCTCGCCGCGCTGCCAGCGCCGTGGGATCTGCCAGCGACGGATGCGCTCCCCACCGAGGAGCTGCGCTACGCGAAGTGGGTGCTGTCCGAGCTCATCCTCCCGCCCGAGCTGCGGGGCGCCCGGGCCCACGGGCTCACGGTCCGCACGCCCTACCTGGATGAAGGCTTCGCGCGGGTGGCCCTGGCCCTGCCGGAGTCCGTGCTGACGCGGGACGGGTTCGGCAAGTGGCTGTTCCGGCACGCGGTGCGCTCCCTGGTGCCGGAGGAGGTCCGCCTCGCGCGCAAGACGCCCCGGTATGGCCACACCGCGCTCTCCAGCCCGGTGAGGTCGCGCTGGCTGGAGCTGTATCGCGCGTGGCTCTCTCCCGCGAGGCTGGAGCCCCTCCAGGTCATCGACTCGCGAGCGGTGCTGGGCTTGCTGGAGCGCTACGTCCGCCTGCCGCCCGACGGTGCGCAGGCCGGACCGATGGATCGGTTGTTGATGCGCCTCGTGTCCCTGGCCATGCTCCAGGCCCACACCGAGGCGCCTCCCTGA
- a CDS encoding nucleotide kinase domain-containing protein produces the protein MLATYEIRLPGGRVLKPTPVFDTYWRFASERQEMFMRRVLGSMPPWTEDPILSVHRFTNTYRASDRVSQYLIRHVIYEGSQKAEEVFFRTILFKLFNKIETWEALSAKLGVLSWREFSFDTYAKVLDQLLEDGERVYSAAYIMPSPAFGSPRKHRNHLRLVELMMKDGAPKKLAKVGSLRAAFELLRGYPSLGDFLAFQFAIDLNYSELTDFSEMEFVVAGPGARDGIRKCFKDTAGLTEAEIIQVMAERAEAEFQRLDMSFRNLWGRSLQLIDCQNVFCEVSKYARVAHPDVEGELGRTRIKQKYAPRPVPIPQWYPPKWGISVDALPTRGVHR, from the coding sequence ATGCTAGCGACCTACGAGATTCGGCTGCCGGGGGGCCGCGTGCTCAAGCCGACTCCTGTGTTCGACACCTACTGGCGCTTCGCCTCGGAGCGCCAGGAGATGTTCATGCGCCGCGTGCTCGGAAGCATGCCTCCGTGGACCGAGGACCCGATCCTCAGCGTTCATCGCTTCACGAATACGTATCGCGCGTCTGACCGCGTGAGCCAGTACCTGATTCGGCACGTGATCTACGAGGGCTCGCAGAAGGCCGAGGAGGTCTTCTTCCGCACGATCTTGTTCAAGCTCTTCAACAAGATCGAGACGTGGGAGGCACTGAGCGCGAAGCTTGGCGTGCTGAGCTGGCGAGAGTTCTCCTTCGACACCTACGCGAAGGTGTTGGACCAGCTTCTCGAAGACGGCGAGCGCGTGTACTCGGCAGCGTACATCATGCCGTCGCCTGCGTTCGGCAGCCCACGCAAGCACCGGAACCACCTCCGGCTCGTCGAACTCATGATGAAGGACGGAGCCCCGAAGAAGCTCGCAAAGGTGGGCTCACTCCGAGCCGCGTTCGAGCTGCTGCGCGGCTACCCGTCGCTGGGTGACTTCCTCGCGTTTCAGTTCGCCATCGACCTCAACTACAGTGAGCTCACTGACTTCTCGGAGATGGAGTTCGTGGTCGCTGGCCCTGGCGCGCGCGATGGCATCCGCAAGTGCTTCAAGGATACGGCGGGGCTGACGGAGGCCGAGATCATCCAGGTCATGGCCGAGCGCGCCGAGGCCGAGTTCCAGCGCCTCGACATGAGCTTTCGGAATCTGTGGGGACGAAGCCTTCAGCTCATCGACTGCCAGAACGTCTTCTGCGAGGTCAGCAAGTACGCGCGCGTTGCCCACCCAGACGTCGAAGGCGAATTGGGGCGAACGCGCATCAAACAGAAGTACGCGCCCCGACCAGTGCCGATCCCGCAGTGGTACCCGCCGAAGTGGGGAATCTCCGTCGATGCGTTGCCGACACGCGGTGTCCATCGGTGA
- a CDS encoding TIR domain-containing protein — MSHKFPLLVQFEFHPDSREAATAADYLHEVLNADPAVPGLQVPTFFTPNDGSGEPPEPRVATEADRVLVVLLADDHLAVAARKPTKSGMTWGEYVTKLRSFTEAAGHRFMPVQLTESAFPIDKRLDDTNFLRAWAIDGVEERHKFIARRLVHLLIRRLQPRPENEDAPPVTIFLSHTKMDLDHEPRVVKTLLGHLTATQPEKTWFDSGDISTGSRFAHEIEKGVKDAALLAIVTDSYSSRSWCRKEVLFAKHHQRPVVIVDAVQERETRRFPYSGNTPVIRWRGHDHDAQGVVDLLLREVLRHAYAEESLKQRKREGDVVLSAGPELVTIVHHRKDKDQPVVLYPDPPLGPEELEVLERTGVRVETPLQRHALAHDLRSRDLMVALSVSASEDLARYGLRRAHLDSIFLELSRYLLVAGVRLAYGGNLKADGYTLRLADLLRDPIVEHLRGIPTTEQAPAELVTYLPWPMLASVRDEARLGQLVDMLRCDRPTDIDESLDPAFVASPDVEILPSSPVHRLAWARGLTVMRERQTNELAARVVVGGRLGHRADGYLGRMPGVLEEALLAIRAQRPVYLVGAFGGCARLVLDALDGVSRTELTWAHHQPLPYAEELKKLYVERGLQWDEFESIAAELKACGISGLKNGLTVEENRELATSRSAERIVELVLHGLQQCNQPAVAGDAE, encoded by the coding sequence ATGAGCCACAAGTTTCCGCTGCTCGTCCAGTTCGAGTTCCACCCGGATTCGAGGGAGGCCGCGACCGCTGCCGATTACCTCCACGAGGTGCTAAACGCGGACCCGGCAGTGCCAGGGCTTCAGGTTCCGACGTTCTTCACGCCCAACGATGGCTCCGGGGAGCCGCCGGAGCCTCGCGTTGCCACCGAGGCCGACCGCGTACTCGTGGTGTTGCTGGCCGACGACCATCTGGCTGTTGCTGCACGCAAGCCGACGAAGAGCGGGATGACGTGGGGCGAGTACGTGACCAAGCTCCGGTCGTTCACGGAGGCCGCCGGACATCGATTCATGCCGGTGCAGCTCACCGAGAGCGCGTTTCCGATCGACAAGCGGCTCGACGACACGAACTTTCTCCGTGCGTGGGCGATCGACGGAGTCGAGGAGCGGCACAAGTTCATCGCGCGACGTCTCGTGCATCTTCTGATTCGTCGGCTTCAACCCCGCCCCGAAAACGAGGACGCGCCGCCGGTCACCATTTTCCTCAGTCACACCAAGATGGACCTCGATCACGAGCCGCGCGTCGTGAAGACGCTGCTCGGCCATCTGACGGCCACCCAGCCCGAGAAGACATGGTTCGACAGCGGCGACATCTCGACGGGTTCAAGGTTCGCTCACGAGATCGAGAAGGGGGTCAAGGACGCGGCGCTCTTGGCGATCGTGACCGACTCGTATTCGTCGCGCTCGTGGTGTCGGAAGGAGGTGCTTTTCGCGAAGCACCATCAACGGCCTGTCGTCATCGTCGATGCGGTCCAAGAGAGGGAGACGCGCAGGTTCCCGTACTCCGGCAACACGCCGGTCATCCGCTGGCGAGGGCACGATCACGACGCTCAGGGCGTCGTTGATCTCCTCCTTCGTGAGGTACTCCGACACGCCTACGCCGAAGAGAGCCTGAAGCAGCGCAAGCGTGAAGGGGACGTGGTCCTGTCGGCAGGCCCGGAGCTGGTGACCATCGTCCACCACAGAAAGGACAAGGACCAGCCCGTCGTCCTGTATCCTGATCCGCCCCTCGGCCCAGAGGAGCTGGAGGTACTCGAGCGTACGGGTGTTCGTGTCGAGACGCCCCTACAGCGCCACGCGCTTGCCCACGACCTTCGTAGCCGCGACCTCATGGTGGCACTGTCGGTGTCGGCCTCCGAGGATCTTGCGCGCTACGGCCTGCGACGGGCCCACCTGGACTCGATCTTCCTCGAGCTGTCTCGCTACCTTCTTGTAGCTGGAGTCAGGCTGGCCTATGGCGGCAACCTCAAGGCCGACGGCTACACGCTGCGTCTCGCGGACCTTTTGCGCGACCCGATCGTGGAGCACCTTCGTGGAATACCGACCACGGAGCAAGCTCCCGCCGAACTCGTCACGTACCTCCCGTGGCCGATGCTTGCCTCGGTTCGCGACGAAGCTCGCCTCGGTCAGCTCGTCGACATGCTTCGCTGTGACCGACCGACGGACATCGACGAGTCGCTCGATCCAGCCTTCGTTGCGTCGCCGGACGTCGAGATCCTGCCTAGCTCCCCAGTTCACCGCCTTGCCTGGGCTCGAGGGCTCACCGTGATGCGTGAACGGCAGACGAACGAACTCGCGGCGCGCGTCGTGGTCGGCGGGAGGCTTGGGCATCGCGCCGACGGGTACCTGGGGCGCATGCCAGGTGTACTCGAGGAAGCACTGCTCGCCATCCGGGCGCAGCGTCCTGTGTATCTTGTCGGAGCTTTCGGCGGTTGCGCGCGGCTCGTGCTGGACGCTCTCGATGGCGTGTCGCGGACCGAGCTGACGTGGGCACACCACCAGCCCCTGCCGTACGCCGAGGAGCTGAAGAAGCTCTACGTCGAACGCGGCCTCCAGTGGGACGAATTTGAATCGATCGCAGCCGAACTGAAGGCGTGCGGCATCTCGGGACTCAAGAACGGGCTGACGGTCGAGGAGAACCGTGAGCTGGCGACGTCGCGCTCGGCCGAGCGCATCGTGGAGCTAGTCCTTCACGGGCTGCAGCAATGCAACCAGCCAGCGGTCGCTGGCGACGCGGAGTGA
- a CDS encoding pyrophosphatase gives MTRSPQKSWLQEFAATAAKTDSFTGKPDHAALLAAGLIGEAGSVVAELKKARREREAYPVYRERMVEEVGDFLWYFVRLASVVAPGLLDELPVPGKIVISAADGPLLMGHLEFGAAVGEVLAAVSGSKGGDMRALLRRTWTLLTVISNDANVCLRDASGRNTAKTKSRWPDEKNYAPLFDEDFPVEEQLPRRLQVDFIERARGARRAVILRCNDINFGDRLTDNIEDPDGYRFHDIFHFAYAVHLGWSPVVRALMRTKRKSNSRIDEAQDGARAGIIEEAVSAIVFSRAKQLKFFEGLDHVDLDLLKTVKEFVEGFEVEAVPLWQWETAILEGYGVFRALCAGPGGRVALELVERRLSYTPHAANEEYAKGLPSTSRGAT, from the coding sequence ATGACGCGGAGCCCGCAGAAAAGCTGGCTGCAGGAGTTCGCGGCAACGGCAGCGAAGACAGACAGCTTTACGGGCAAGCCGGACCACGCCGCCCTGCTGGCGGCGGGCCTAATCGGCGAGGCCGGAAGCGTCGTCGCCGAGCTGAAGAAGGCGCGCCGTGAACGTGAAGCGTACCCGGTCTACCGCGAGAGGATGGTCGAGGAGGTTGGCGACTTCCTCTGGTACTTCGTGCGCCTAGCATCAGTCGTCGCACCTGGACTGCTCGACGAGCTTCCAGTGCCGGGCAAGATCGTGATCTCGGCAGCGGATGGCCCCCTGCTCATGGGGCACCTTGAGTTCGGTGCAGCGGTGGGCGAGGTGCTCGCAGCGGTCAGTGGTTCGAAGGGCGGCGACATGCGCGCGCTCCTGCGTCGCACTTGGACTCTGCTGACGGTGATCAGCAACGATGCCAACGTCTGCCTGCGCGACGCTTCTGGGCGCAACACGGCGAAGACGAAGAGTCGGTGGCCCGACGAGAAGAACTACGCGCCGCTCTTTGACGAGGACTTTCCGGTTGAGGAGCAGCTCCCCCGGCGCCTTCAGGTCGACTTCATTGAGCGCGCACGCGGCGCCCGGCGGGCCGTCATTCTGCGGTGCAACGACATCAACTTCGGCGACCGCCTCACCGACAACATCGAGGACCCGGACGGGTACCGCTTCCACGACATCTTTCACTTCGCCTACGCGGTGCATCTCGGATGGTCGCCCGTAGTGCGTGCGCTCATGCGGACGAAGCGCAAGAGCAACTCGAGGATCGACGAGGCGCAGGACGGTGCCCGCGCTGGCATCATCGAAGAGGCTGTTTCAGCGATCGTCTTCAGCCGCGCGAAGCAGCTCAAGTTCTTCGAGGGGCTCGACCACGTCGACCTCGACCTGCTGAAGACCGTCAAGGAGTTCGTCGAGGGCTTCGAGGTCGAAGCCGTGCCGCTATGGCAGTGGGAGACGGCCATCCTCGAGGGCTACGGCGTCTTCCGCGCCCTGTGCGCCGGACCAGGCGGCCGCGTGGCGCTCGAACTCGTCGAGCGCCGACTCAGCTACACGCCTCACGCGGCGAACGAGGAATACGCTAAGGGACTTCCTTCTACTTCGCGAGGAGCGACATGA
- a CDS encoding TIR domain-containing protein, which yields MSDKKNIFISHVHEDDALLPKLKDLISKAGMVVRDGSINSDKPNTASNEDYIKREILAPRIQWASTLVVLITHDTAQSDWVNWEIKYAIEEGKNVIGVYAQGATDADIPEELGKHAAAIVGWQSERVVDAINGNITGWDDPATGSPRTSGDWTVKRYDCG from the coding sequence ATGTCGGACAAGAAGAACATCTTCATCTCTCACGTCCACGAGGACGACGCTCTTCTGCCGAAGCTGAAGGACCTGATCTCGAAAGCCGGGATGGTGGTGCGCGACGGCTCGATCAACAGCGACAAGCCCAACACCGCGTCGAATGAGGACTACATCAAGCGCGAGATCCTTGCGCCGCGCATCCAGTGGGCGAGCACGCTCGTCGTGCTCATCACGCACGACACCGCGCAGAGCGACTGGGTGAACTGGGAGATCAAGTACGCCATCGAGGAGGGGAAGAACGTCATCGGGGTCTACGCGCAAGGTGCCACGGACGCCGACATTCCCGAGGAACTCGGGAAGCACGCCGCCGCGATTGTTGGCTGGCAAAGTGAGCGTGTCGTCGACGCGATCAACGGCAACATCACCGGGTGGGATGATCCTGCCACCGGAAGCCCTCGAACCTCGGGCGACTGGACCGTCAAGAGGTATGACTGCGGATGA
- a CDS encoding glycosyltransferase, with product MSRVLIATSPEKGHLNPMVGVAQWLRRLGHTVGWLCIPEPAPQLESLGVEVLRLPHVEAAPPGIETGGEALAKLVLDDVALGKWIRGLLLDAAPALLEPVREVVRAFRPDVMALDGMQYAAVLAAHTEGIPWAGVSSALTLLEPRPEIPLLRNVRALKDDRQALFRRHGFDARFRTCECLSPRLNVIFATEAFLGPDAGVPPDTLLVGPSIPPEPRGDEVPFPWERLGDKPVLYVSFGSQISYQPELFRLIAEAAKPFNVTLVLCAGELADTDFPSTLPGDVVAVRYTPQRQLLERAAAFISHGGANSVMEAMTAGVPMLLLPVCNDQPVQAHFLEKAGAGLARDPRTLTVESCREAIAQLLAPKSSMRDRVAEVSRSYRAHDGARTAAERIAGLVA from the coding sequence ATGTCCCGAGTCCTCATCGCCACCTCGCCCGAGAAGGGCCACCTCAACCCGATGGTCGGCGTGGCCCAGTGGCTGCGCCGCCTGGGGCACACCGTCGGCTGGCTGTGCATCCCCGAACCCGCGCCGCAGCTCGAGTCCCTGGGCGTGGAGGTGCTGCGCCTGCCACACGTCGAAGCCGCGCCGCCGGGAATCGAGACGGGAGGCGAGGCGCTGGCGAAGCTGGTGCTCGATGACGTGGCGCTGGGGAAGTGGATCCGCGGCCTGTTGCTGGACGCGGCGCCCGCGCTGCTGGAGCCCGTGCGCGAGGTGGTGCGCGCCTTCCGTCCCGACGTGATGGCCCTGGACGGGATGCAGTACGCGGCGGTGCTCGCGGCGCACACGGAGGGCATCCCGTGGGCGGGCGTGTCCTCCGCGCTGACGCTGCTGGAGCCGCGGCCGGAGATTCCCCTGCTGCGCAACGTGCGAGCGCTCAAGGACGACCGTCAGGCCCTGTTCCGCCGTCACGGCTTCGACGCGCGCTTCCGCACCTGCGAGTGCCTGTCGCCCCGGCTCAACGTCATCTTCGCCACCGAGGCCTTCCTGGGCCCGGACGCGGGAGTGCCCCCGGACACGCTGCTCGTGGGCCCGTCCATCCCGCCCGAGCCCCGGGGCGACGAGGTGCCCTTCCCCTGGGAGCGCCTGGGCGACAAGCCGGTGCTGTACGTGTCCTTCGGAAGTCAGATCTCCTATCAGCCGGAGCTGTTCCGCCTCATCGCGGAGGCCGCGAAGCCGTTCAACGTGACGCTGGTGTTGTGCGCGGGCGAGCTGGCGGACACGGACTTCCCGAGCACGCTGCCCGGTGACGTGGTGGCGGTCCGCTACACGCCGCAGCGCCAACTGCTGGAGCGAGCGGCGGCGTTCATCTCCCACGGCGGCGCGAACTCCGTGATGGAGGCGATGACGGCGGGCGTGCCGATGCTGCTGCTGCCCGTATGCAACGACCAGCCCGTGCAGGCGCACTTCCTGGAGAAGGCCGGAGCGGGGCTGGCGAGGGACCCGCGGACCCTCACGGTGGAGTCGTGCCGGGAGGCCATCGCGCAATTGCTTGCACCGAAGTCATCCATGCGCGACCGCGTGGCGGAGGTTTCCCGCTCCTACCGCGCACACGACGGCGCGAGGACCGCCGCCGAACGCATCGCCGGGCTCGTGGCGTGA
- a CDS encoding ROK family protein, producing MSPPRWSPRRHHPEGVTPLEVWNLPVFGRELWELLGSPWVEDDRRAGVPGAKLAARVMPALAEALFLLVKQHAPDAAYLSGGLAELDGFPAALREATASLRCPVHIALSPRFAPVRAGLRMLEATGARSPLCVDVGQTSIKVARPGATRVFERDLATLPPLFIGQPRPADGHHLRDTVAFIAGALRTVLAEDARVPPDALCLALPCPLDEDLLPGGCTYGFEGTASLVPDILAHAGLPDTGGPVFVLNDAELAAESARRAPQVKGHRVLCLSLGFGPGGALLDRA from the coding sequence GTGAGTCCCCCGAGGTGGAGTCCTCGCAGGCATCACCCCGAGGGCGTGACGCCGCTGGAGGTGTGGAACCTGCCCGTGTTCGGGCGTGAGCTGTGGGAGCTGCTGGGCTCGCCGTGGGTGGAGGACGACCGGCGCGCGGGGGTGCCCGGAGCCAAGCTCGCGGCGCGCGTGATGCCCGCGCTGGCGGAGGCGCTCTTCCTGCTGGTGAAGCAGCACGCGCCGGACGCGGCGTACCTGAGTGGAGGGCTGGCGGAGCTGGACGGCTTTCCCGCCGCGTTGAGGGAGGCCACGGCGTCGCTGCGCTGCCCGGTGCACATCGCGTTGTCACCGCGCTTCGCCCCCGTGCGCGCGGGGCTGCGCATGCTGGAAGCCACGGGCGCGCGAAGCCCGCTCTGCGTGGACGTGGGCCAGACGAGCATCAAGGTCGCGCGTCCCGGCGCCACGCGCGTCTTCGAGCGGGACCTCGCCACGCTGCCCCCGCTGTTCATCGGTCAGCCACGTCCCGCGGACGGCCATCATCTCAGGGACACGGTGGCATTCATCGCGGGAGCGCTGCGGACGGTCCTCGCGGAGGACGCCCGCGTGCCTCCGGACGCCCTGTGTCTGGCATTGCCGTGTCCGCTGGATGAGGACCTGCTGCCCGGAGGCTGCACCTACGGCTTCGAGGGCACGGCCTCGCTGGTCCCGGACATCCTCGCCCACGCGGGCCTGCCGGATACAGGAGGCCCGGTGTTCGTGCTCAACGACGCGGAGCTGGCGGCCGAATCCGCGCGGCGGGCGCCCCAGGTGAAGGGACACCGCGTGCTGTGTCTGTCCCTGGGCTTCGGCCCGGGGGGCGCCCTGCTCGACAGGGCCTGA